From Gigantopelta aegis isolate Gae_Host chromosome 11, Gae_host_genome, whole genome shotgun sequence, the proteins below share one genomic window:
- the LOC121385023 gene encoding UBX domain-containing protein 4-like has translation MKWFLGSIEEAIKLSKDKELLFIVYISGKDDLSKQMLSTWGNEEVCTLCESEQCIAINIEAESDACGFFSQIYPVVIVPSTFFISTNGIPIEVTGGYVDSKEFIKILKTVLQTHKSKAPSTFPISSATDTSAPPSSGADFPPQESDSPTNSTTDSKANDSGGDMHQQDFEARVAIAQEKIEQKREERSLKEKEVCRVFISYVGRDAFIDRPTPYFAPQYLVLKGKRERVKENIARDRAERAAKYNTEKENKLKSQEEAKKAKLSVQQKKAELAESKRSETARLQFRLTDGTSITQEFSSTDTLQTAYTFISQHLNGSVTLSTIFPKRVFTEDEMTSTLASLNLAPSAVIIVMPKKRAVTQYSGGGGSGDLLSMVLAPLMMLWNFIISLFTSSPSSSATSSTSSSPATQAAGGDGVRSGAYRRPSPGGISRREGNLHRFTNKLDNDDDEDSATWNGNSTQQL, from the exons ATGAAGTGGTTCTTAGGTTCCATCGAAGAAGCTATCAAACTATCTAAGGACAAGgagttattatttattgtgtatatttCAG GGAAGGATGATTTATCGAAACAGATGTTGTCGACATGGGGCAATGAAGAAGTTTGTACACTGTGTGAATCGGAGCAGTGCATTGCGATCAACATTGAAGCCGAGAG TGACGCCTGTGGATTCTTTTCCCAGATTT ACCCAGTGGTGATTGTGCCGTCCACATTTTTCATCAGCACGAACGGAATTCCAATCGAAGTAACGGGCGGGTATGTGGACAGTAAAGAATTCATCAAGATTCTCAAAACCGTTCTTCAG ACACACAAGTCCAAGGCACCATCCACATTCCCGATTTCTTCAGCTACTG ACACATCTGCACCACCATCGTCTGGTGCTGACTTTCCGCCACAAGAAAGTGATTCCCCCACCAATTCTACCACAGACAGCAAGGCCAATGACAGCGGTGGAGACATGCATCAACAAGATTTTGAGGCCAGAGTAGCCAT TGCTCAAGAAAAGATTGAACAAAAGAGAGAAGAACGGTCGCTAAAAGAAAAGGAGGTTTGCAGGGTTTTTATTAGCTATGTGGGGCGGGATGCATTTATTGATAGGCCGACCCCTTATTTTGCCCCTCAGTATCTGGTACTAAAAG gaaagagagagagagtgaaggaAAACATAGCTAGAGACAG AGCTGAAAGGGCAGCCAAGTATAATACAGAGAAGGAAAACAAACTGAAGTCTCAAGAGGAAGCTAAAAAGGCCAAACTTTCGGTGCAGCAGAAAAAGGCTGAACTTGCTGAGTCTAAGAGGAg TGAGACTGCGCGACTACAGTTCAGACTGACGGACGGTACAAGTATCACCCAAGAGTTTTCATCTACGGACACCCTACAGACAGCCTACACATTCATTTCACAG caTCTGAATGGCTCTGTGACTTTGTCTACAATTTTCCCGAAGCGAGTATTTACAGAAGACGAAATGACAAGTACTTTAGCGAGTCTGAACTTGGCTCCATCTGCAGTCATAATTGTCATGCCG AAAAAGCGTGCAGTAACGCAGTACTCCGGGGGCGGTGGTTCGGGGGATCTCCTCTCGATGGTGCTGGCTCCGCTGATGATGCTCTGGAACTTCATCATCTCCCTTTTCACCAGCAGTCCGTCATCATCAGCAACCTCATCAACGTCATCATCGCCAGCTACACAGGCAGCAGGGGGAGACGGGGTGCGCAGCGG TGCTTACAGACGCCCATCACCCGGTGGTATTAGCCGTAGAGAAGGAAATCTTCACCGCTTTACAAACAAACTGGACAATGACGACGACGAAGATTCGGCCACATGGAACGGAAACTCGACACAGCAGTTGTGA